One Ctenopharyngodon idella isolate HZGC_01 chromosome 9, HZGC01, whole genome shotgun sequence DNA window includes the following coding sequences:
- the LOC127519400 gene encoding interferon-inducible GTPase 5-like, with the protein METQDPDVVEALKASGESTLEKATAKAKKALDQLINVSLNIAVTGKTGSGKSTFVNALRGLGENAAGAAPTGVTETTMEVTMYEHPGMQNVKIWDLPGIGSPKFKAKKYLEDVKFNTYDFFIILNSERFMQDDIMLAKEIKKQKKLFYFVRSKIDNDIRAEERKKGFDEQKVLSIIKEDCQKNLKEMGDPKVFLISSFDLEKYDFETLQNTLAKELQEHKRLALLQAWPVCSTECLEKKIKMFEGLIWAVSLLSAGIAVVPVPGVSAACDVGMVVLFLTRCYYSFGLDEGSLTRLSEKVNKPHLKEMAKSKFVVAIREKALTRFQASAALATIATVKYFISLVPVVGSVAAAGISFATTWYLLKEGLNDLANTARKIKKEAGLDTISYL; encoded by the coding sequence ATGGAAACTCAAGACCCTGATGTTGTTGAGGCATTAAAGGCATCAGGCGAGTCCACCCTGGAAAAGGCTACAGCAAAAGCTAAAAAAGCATTGGATCAGCTGATAAATGTCTCACTTAACATCGCCGTGACTGGAAAAACAGGATCTGGGAAATCCACCTTTGTAAATGCATTAAGAGGTCTAGGTGAAAATGCTGCTGGAGCAGCACCTACTGGAGTCACAGAAACTACAATGGAGGTCACCATGTATGAGCATCCTGGAATGCAAAATGTGAAGATCTGGGACCTGCCTGGAATTGGAAGTCCAAAATTCAAAGCAAAAAAATACCTTGAAGATGTCAAATTTAACACTTATGATTTCTTCATTATCCTTAACTCAGAGAGGTTCATGCAGGATGACATCATGCTGgctaaagaaattaaaaaacaaaaaaaactcttttacTTTGTTCGTTCCAAGATTGACAATGACATCAGAGCAGAGGAAAGAAAAAAGGGATTTGATGAGCAGAAAGTCCTTTCCATTATAAAAGAGGACTGTCAAAAAAACCTGAAAGAAATGGGAGACCCCAAAGTTTTCTTGATATCATCTTTTGATTTGGAGAAATATGATTTTGAAACACTTCAAAACACACTAGCAAAAGAGCTTCAAGAACATAAGAGACTCGCTCTTCTACAGGCCTGGCCAGTGTGCTCCACTGAATGTCTTGAGAAGAAGATCAAGATGTTTGAAGGCCTGATCTGGGCTGTATCTCTTCTCTCTGCTGGTATAGCAGTGGTCCCTGTGCCTGGTGTATCAGCAGCATGTGATGTAGGCATGGTGGTACTTTTTCTCACAAGGTGTTACTATTCATTTGGTTTGGATGAAGGATCACTGACAAGGCTTTCAGAAAAAGTGAACAAGCCCCACCTGAAAGAAATGGCCAAATCAAAGTTTGTTGTTGCCATCCGAGAAAAAGCTTTGACCAGATTCCAAGCCTCTGCTGCACTCGCTACCATTGCTActgtcaaatattttattagtctCGTTCCAGTTGTGGGCAGTGTTGCTGCTGCAGGAATATCCTTCGCTACTACTTGGTACTTGTTGAAAGAAGGATTAAATGACCTGGCAAATACTGCTCGAAAAATCAAAAAAGAAGCTGGGCTGGATACAATCTCATACCTATAA
- the LOC127519413 gene encoding cerebellin-1-like has protein sequence MKSETMAILLLALLLCAGSSIAQDVLSPTMDILAELEKLKSMEERIQKLEETLTKVLSENEALKTLVQDSKNQLETVQKEYEAKKVAFSAGLLASGTGNTGPMANLKILEYKKVFSNIGNAYDSNTGIFTAPVKGVYYFKFYAHSHGGITSAVSLLKNGETQCSVHAWKPVSNGNGSNGVVLSLEIGDKIYTQLWRNTWVYDDPESYTSFSGFLIFPL, from the exons atgaaaagtgaGACAATGGCAATACTGCTGCTGGCACTGCTGCTCTGTGCTGGGAGCTCAATTGCACAAGATGTATTGTCACCAACTATGGACATACTGGCTGAGCTTGAGAAGCTAAAAAGCATGGAGGAAAGGATACAAAAATTAGAAGAAACACTGACCAAAGTATTAAGTGAGAATGAAG CTTTGAAAACCTTAGTACAAGATTCAAAAAATCAGCTTGAAACTGTCCAAAAAGAGTATGAAG CCAAAAAGGTTGCTTTCTCAGCTGGACTTCTGGCATCTGGAACAGGAAATACTGGGCCCATGGCTAATCTAAAAATTCTGGAATACAAAAAAGTCTTTAGTAATATTGGAAATGCCTATGACTCAAACACTG GTATTTTCACAGCACCAGTAAAAGGAGTCTATTACTTCAAATTTTACGCTCATAGTCATGGTGGAATCACATCGGCTGTCAGTCTCTTGAAGAATGGTGAAACGCAGTGCTCTGTGCATGCCTGGAAGCCTGTTAGCAATGGTAATGGCAGCAATGGTGTAGTTCTCTCACTGGAGATCGGTGATAAGATTTATACACAGCTTTGGAGGAACACCTGGGTTTACGATGATCCAGAAAGTTACACTAGTTTCAGTGGCTTTCTGATTTTCCCCTTGTGA